In Aedes albopictus strain Foshan chromosome 3, AalbF5, whole genome shotgun sequence, the genomic window aacagttttagccacgatttatcccataatccgtaCAAAGTTcagagtcaaactatgacgggctgaaggcgtttatttgacaagtgaaaagcacattgttcaggagcatatgcttatcgatacatcagcttaataagatgcagacaaatgttttgttaaactcttttgctaaggaatcaatgcttgtcgaataaatttcttgttaaacttttgaaaagtgttttaatttaccattgttgatattatgtttccagttcaaaaccgaattagcgacattttttcttcgacttccgctgcttttgccttgcgttaaacacaatgtcggaagtggggcgctgtattgtacacctggtgctctatacagcgccccacttccgacattgtgtttaacgcaaggcaaaagcagcggaagtcaaagaaaaaatgtcgctaattcggttttgaactggaaacataataccgacgaggaaagtcgaacattgactactttctcaattgaaaaatcatttaaacagtaatgcgtagagcataattttagttcagctatcattaccattattaagcaacaattcagcatgcttgcttgtttgtgacttgcaattgttagttgggaaacccatgaccatccgcatatgaagcgaacgtgtgacctcgcgtgtgaccaactacgccacgggccccggctgggGGGTGGGGGTTGCTCAGATGCAATGTTCATCAATCAAcagatttatgaaaatatttttatcgGCGATAAATGTTTTAATTATTCTAAAGTAAAGTTAAATAAATGCATTTTTTATAATTTCCAGGATAATTGCTAATGCTTGTTGTTCTGAGGACCTATACGTTTGAAACTATGATGTGCTCGAACCAATTTACTGATTAAAAGATTTCTGTAAAATACATCGAGACTGTTTGAACAGTTTAACAACGACTGTTTTAAACATTCGTAATAATCCAACTTGCTCGGCTTTGACAATCTaacttcattttttgacaatctagttgatttttatatgaaaacggctactttgtaacggctacttgagtaaccggtagaatacaagtagccggtaaatccacaataagttgattttaaacgtcttctgattaggcctacacagaaaaaactgttgtgtaatattacatctgaactgctgcaacccgatcaatacgtcgaTTGCATGTACatcggacgatgtacacataagaacaatagtagtttacgcaacaaggtgcagaatgacgatttttacaacacgagtcgtacatttatccaacgaggcttgccgagttggataattacgacgagtgctgtaaaaatcgagttctgcaccgagttgcgtacaacgttttttgcaagttcataaattaccgcttgaggatagtttttaacaaaacttttgcatcaaactgcacactgatgatcatagttatgtcacagacaaacagacgtaacacttgcgaaatttccatcgaccacgcttttaacgatcattttaaattttcatagttgtggctttcacaaccagaggcgcgcgcatcgtttttctatgcgtttgacgtttcacactagcgcctgctgttgacgatattgcacaacacagtgattcgtgcaacttttccaccaggtgatggtagtgtgaactgggcgatggatttccatgaaaatcgttcaaggtgttaccacagacaaacagacgtaacaccttgaacaattttcatggaaatccatcgcccagttcacactatcatctATTGTAAAAATggcagcgtgttgtaacaatacattctgttgtattTCTATGATCGTTTTTATCAGGGaaatcaaaaacgaacgttttcggtgataaagtgctgcaccggtgtagctgcACCGCAAAatcgaaaacgacattagtaatAGGCTCCTAAGGCCGTtcacaatgctgttttattttgtatggcgagttttaaaaattttaaaactcgccatacaaaataaaacagcattgcgaacggtctaaaggcctatctcaatttctgcataattcgatcaagcattgattaaaacggcatgtttactcattttttaagtattcctattaggtaaagcccaacaatatattttcaaaaattttaataatttttgcaacactccttgtttagcactcaattttgggtaaattttgtttaccgtgtatgtcaaacaggaacatttgttgtcaaaagtgagccaatgtggtgtcttttgcaacccgccgtttcactttcgttacgtcaaggttgacctcgaatgtcaaacaagacttgctcatcattattttattttcgagtttattaactattctgttattgttcaagttcggaaaaattaccattgagatcagaaaaccaagctctttcgtgttatgcaccaaaggcgggaaaatatttttcattttaggaccctattggaaTGATTTACATCGgacgggttgcatttatttttgtCTGTGCAAGTCGACGATTGGTCCATATTTCAACCTGAGACGAGattcgcgaagacggtcttctttttctccactttgttatttttttcttcttcctatctgtgttgacattatgttttgggctggtggttcaaacacgtacgtgaccgcatcacctcacatgcagtgagactgaatcccattcacgcacaaactCATGtttaggtgaaattttgcatcgccagcaatcgccaagcaaagtaatcattggaatattttgttttcaatttattttcgaCAGTAcaagagaagaaaatgctgctcggaatgaattttggcttcagaatttaactcggatagcaatacttcactcgttttaggtaacgtaatcaaacgggctacaactgacagctcagttgggctgcacttgacgttgcttttttttcctcttcgcgagtctcgtctcagatttCAACATGTTCCagttagggttcattcacaaatatcataacgctaaaattggcctgttttgacacccaccctccccttcgtaacactgtttatatgggaagaatttttttttgttcgggatgtaacaccatgaaggataCCCATGGCTCCGTGTTGTACTGTCAATTGACAAATGACCAACAAACATGAAAACAATGCGCGCCGAGCGCCATCAGCAGCTGATGGAAGTGCATCAGCCAGCGAGTGCAGTGCAGTTGCAGTGACAAAACAACGGGATCAACAGAAAAGAAAAACAGGTCACCGAAAGACCTAGCAGAACGCGAAGGAACTTGGTGCGTGTGCGGACGGCGCATTTCCCCAGGTGGTTGCTCTATATTTATCATCGTTCTTTTCTCGAAAACAGCACCGTAGCCTTGAGCTGGACGATAAATAAGTGTTTATAATTTgatcagagaaaataggtagagaagcgaagagtgtgaagccaaaaaaaccttatcgaaccgtcaaactggtatcctatcgagcaaaatcaacaaaccttgacgattaccgcataagtgaagataagtattgcaatcatttgaaacatatttttaccaAAGTTTTAAATATCATGGATAACAGtataaataacattgattccttgaattaatgaaaattgttccattttggaacatcagtttgataatgCCTAGTCAATAAAACAACagtataaatagttttcaaatgcggtatgcgagataggcactaccttcgatgggtggattaatctgctttgctgcagttgccagcatccgagcgatgaaatcaaaacagaaaaagtgttgccgttctggcggctgttcactcttcgcttctctacctattttctctgaatTTGATTAGGAAACTTTTTTTCATCGAACGAAATCAAATCAGGCAAAGTGCAGCCGGGAGGCAACGGAGAGTGCAACTAGTGGGCGAGTGTTGTTTTTGTGTTTGACGCTTGAAAGGAAAAGTGAATCGTCACCCGAGAAGAGAATGAACTCAAAAGTTGCTACGGCAAGCAGTTTTTAGGCCGACCAACTCTGCCAGCGTTGAAAAATTGTTATGGTGTTGCTGTAAACTATCGTCGTCGCAGTGGAATAATTTGCCGGTCATCAAAAAAGTTGAATCGAGTTCGTCGTAGCCGTAGCGAGCAGGAGCGAGAGCAAAATGGAGTTCGCCGAATGGATCAGAACTCCAAAGCTGGACGGCGTTCAGTTGTACGAGCAGCTTCGACGGGAGTCCATCGACGGAACGCTCTGCATTACCGGTCACCATTTGATTCTGAGCACACGGAAGGAAGGCGCCCGGGAACTTTGGGTAAGTGTGTGGCTTTGTGCGAAATGGAGCGTTCCATATGGAACGTTCTGTTATCGATTTGCCTCGCGGCGATGGGGAGGCTAAATTGCATTAGTGTGCAGTTAATGGAACAGTTCGCATCAGAATCTGCTTCTGCATGGGACGTGAAAATTtagttatagataaaaatgcgTGAATTTGCAGTTCTAGTAGTCGACGAAGCATCTACAGTCAACTCTCCTTATAGTAGTAGTATTTACTTATGGTTTATTTATGAATTAATAGTTTATTGATTTATACGATATTCTTGAATGAAGTCAAGAAAACATCTTTAGACGAAAATATTTTTAGAcgaaactaaataaattaaaaattaattcGATGGTAAAAGCAAGTATCTATTGCTATTTCgtttaaaagttataaaaacttCTAACGCATTTTTCCTATAAACTACAATAATTGTTCGAAAGTTATTCTCTTTATTTTGAATACCTATAGTACCTACTTAGGATACATTTTTTACTTGGATCGCCAAGGCGTTGACCGACTTATCGAATTCACAATTACGACCTTGCATTAAAATTCCATTCTTTATTCTCAGTTGCTGCATCAAAACGTGGACATAGTCGAACGTAAGCCATGCATCGTCAACAATGTGCTCGAAGGCGGAATCATTACGCTCAAGTGCAAAGACCTCCGGATCATCCAGCTCCGGATCAATTCACCGCAGGAGTACTTTAACATTTCCAACTCGATCGAACAGCTGTCGAACCTGGAGGAAACCAAGAAGCTGTACCCGTTCTTCTACATCCCGATGTACAACGTGATGCAGGACGGCCATACGGAGTACACCGTTGAGACTGAATACGCAAAACTGCTAGCCACCGACGAGTGGCGCCTGACGACGGTCAATCAGGATTTCAAGGTGTGCCCAACCTACGGGGCACGATTAATGGTTCAGAAATCGATTAGCGACGAACAGCTGATGCAATCCGCCGCTTTCCGCGATGGCGGACGATTCCCACTGCTGGCCTACAAGCATACCAACGGTGCTGTCCTGCTCCGGTGCGCCCAACCCTTGGCGGGGCCTGGAGTGAAGCGATGCCGGGCTGACGAGGCCATTTTAAACTCGCTGGTCGAACCCGGAGGGAAGAAAGGTTGCATTTTCGACACCTGGGGCAAAACAAAAACCACCAACACGGAAATCGAGCCGCACTATCCGCAGTGGCGTGTCCTTAGTCGACCCATCGGATCGCTTTCGTCCATCTCAAGCCTGTTGGACAGCTTTGTGCGGCTGATGGAAGCCTGCAACGATGTGGGTTCCAGCTCGGATCGGTGGCTGTCACGGCTGGAGGGTTCCAGTTGGTTGAGCTTTGTGCTCAATGCGATGAACGTTTCCTGTGTGGTGGCGCAATGCCTGGCACTGGAGGGAGTGCCCGTTGTGGTGCATGGTGGGAAAGGGCTGGACACGCCGCTCATTGTCACTTCGGTGGCGCAAATAATTCTAAACCCCGACTGCAGGACAATAAAAGGGTAAGttagtttattttattttcattttattgtTTGTTTCTATTAGTCTTAACATAGGtacttaagcctggaacacatagcgtccgttccgtcgaggtttgcgtttttttgacagttttcccatgggaaatgtgtcaaactactgtcacgcacacgcaaacgtatgcattgtgtggggcactttacacTTTTTCATTGGACTGAGATTTGGAGATCCTTTCATCAGTAACATTTTCTTTGATACATATGGCGATTTTGTTTGGTTTGTAGTTTTTTTGCGATGGGTTCTCGCGCAGCCACTCCAAGCTGGAAATCCGTACGTTATTGTTGGGCGAATGATGGCCTTGTAGAGCAGTACTTTACTTGTTTTGTTCAAACGAGATTGACGACATATTAGAGAGTACAGAGATTTGACTAGCTTGTCGCACTTCTGTAGGGATTTTTGCACGTGCGATGCAAATTTCAGCTTCTGGTCTAGGTTTAATCCTAGGTATTTGACCTCGTGTCTGTAATATCCATTCAGAATTAGCTAATCGGTTTAGTTCAGTGCAACACCAGTTGACAGGTCTCGGACTGTTATAATGTAATACCACCATAACAAAGTAAAGTGTTCGATGAATCGTATAAAACTTGAATAAACGGAGCGATCAGCTCTCTTGTATCGTGACCATCGTAGAGTACAGATCACTACTCCAACCGAGAGAAAACCCCCCCAGTTCATACTGTTTAGTGGCTACGAGGTTGAAAGTTTTAGTGCGCGTGCGTGAAGGAAAATAGTGAAGTGAATTTTCGGGAGTGAATAATTTGCTTTTCTCGGCCCGTTGAAGCAAAATAGTTTGCCAGTACAAATATTGCATCAGTCGGTAAGTTTTTACACGGAAGAATTGTGCAAACTACGTTTAGAATCATCGTCATTTTGTAGAAGAAAAGAATTTGACCTTGAAAGAACACTGTGTATTGTTGCTTATTCCTGCTTTTGTTCTTTTGTTCATAGCCGGTCGTTTGCGACGCTGGAGTTTGCTTTCGATACGCGGCTGCGCTTATTGCGACGCGTCGGCCATTAGAATTGGTGAAAAATTAAAACTAAAGAGGCCGGTTCGGATTATTCGCTGCTGCTGCGTGTGTGTTGTTGCTGCTCTCGCTGCCGTCGTCGGCGCTGCCGGTGTTGCCATCGTAGTTATCATCTTCGCTGCTGCCTACGGAGTTCTTCGCGTCAGCTCATCAATTATCGCCTATTTTGACGGTGGTTCCCACTGCAGTATAGACGGAACACAGTGGTGAAGCAACAGAGTCAGCAAAAATCCAGGATACAGGAAGTAGATACAGGTACGTCGACATTTTGATCTTTTTTCGTCCATTTTTTGCCCAGTGCGCTTTGTTTAAACAGAATACCTTTTGTGTGTGGTCCAGGCAATATGGCGTTGTATGGAACAATTGATCCTTACATCCCGGGCACTTCTTTTTCCAATTATATCGAACATATAGAGTATTTTTTCTCTAGTAACAATGTCCCTGATGAGAGAAAGAAAGATTTGTTCATGACGTTTGCTGGCATGCCAACCTTTGAGGAGCTTAAGCTTCTGTATCCATCGACTGATTTAAAAACGCTGACTTATTCTGAGATTACGAAGAAACTCAAGGAAAGGTTTGATAAAGTTGATAATGAGCTAGTGTCGAGATACAAATTTAGATGCCGCAAGCAAGGACCGTCGGAATCCAATGAGAATTTCATTTTAGCGGTAAAACTGTTAGCTGAGTCGTGCGATTTTGGGGAATTTAGAGATACTGCAATACGAGACCAGTTACTTTTCGGATTATCGGACAGGAAATTACAGAAACGTTTACTAAGTGAGGATGAATTAACATTGAGAACAACAGAGAGGATTATCAAAAGCAGTGAAATAGCGGTAAATCAGGCGGATGCCATTAACGATGGTTCGGCAAATATCAACTCGGTGAAGTATCGGCTTGGAAGGAATCGTAACTATGGCGGGCATGGAAGAGAATACCGTGGACGAGAAAGAAGTAGAAATCGTGATTATAGGATGCAACATGAGAGATATGAAAGAAGCAGGTCTCGTTCAGGCCCGAGTTCAGGACAAATGTCGTCTGGTAAGGGACGATATGCCAATTTTGTTTGCCATTTTTGTAAAATTCGTGGGCACATTCAAAAACATTGCTACAAGtataaaaattctcaaagaagctCAGTAAAATTTGTAGGAGAGGCTACCAAACACGACGAAGCTCGAGACAATGTACACGATTATTTCAAGAGATTGCGGGTCGACTACAGCAGTGACAGCGACAGCTCAGGTGACTATCCATGCATGATGATTAGAACCATCAATAAAATCAGTGAACCTTGTCTCCTGGATGTTGAAATTAGTGGAAAGATGTATAAAATGGAGGTGGATAGTGGATCAGCTGTCTCTGTTATCTGCAAGTCGGACTATTTGAAGTTTTTCAATGAAAAACCGTTGAAAGGAAGCAAAAAAAGATTGGTGGTAGTAAATGGATCTAGTCTTGAAGTTCTTGGCATTATTTCAGTGTATGTTACGTtaaattttaggaagtttcaattaGATTTAGTTGTACTGGATAATGATCATCGTTTTGACCCCCTCATTGGACGTGATTGGCTAGATATGTTTTTTGACAATTGGAGAACTTGTTTTTCAAACTCATTGATGATCAAGAATATTCCTGGCTCAACTGGAAGCGATTTTTTTGCAAATGAAATCAAGTCCAAGTATAAAAGTGTTTTTGACAAGGATTTTTCTACACCTATTAAAGGGTTTGAGGCTGATTTAGTACTCAAAGAAGAATCACCTATATTTCGTAAAGCGTATGATGTACCATAtcgattgaaagagaaagtgatggATCATTTGGAATCGTTGGAACGAGACGGAATTATAACCCCAATTAAAACGAGTCTTTGGGCGTCGCCGGTAGTGGTTGTGATAAAAAAGGATGGAGATATTCGTCTTGTAATAGATTGTAAAGTGTCAATTAACAAGGTTATAATTCCAAACGTGTACCCATTGCCTACTGCACAAGATGTGTTTGCATCTCTAGCAGGTTGTAAAATATTTTGCTCTTTAGACCTTGCCACTGCCTACACTCAACTAAATCTTTCAAAAAAGTCTAGGAAGTTCGTTGTTATCAACACGCCAAAGGGGCTCTATTCTTATAATAGACTTCCACAGGGGGCCTCATCCAGTGCGGCTATATTCCAGCAAGTCATGGATACAGTTTTACATGGACTTGAATTTGTGTCATGTTATCTTGACGATGTGTTGATTGCTGGAAAAGATTACGAAGACTGCAAAAACAAGTTGGCTTTAGTTCTTGATCGGTTGGCTAAGGCTAACATTAAAGTAAATTATaagaaatgtaaattttttgtTAGCACACTACCATTTTTAGGGCATATTCTTTCACAAGATGGCCTTCAACCTAATCCTGAAAAAGTCGCTACTATACAGCAAGCTGAAACACCTGACAATGTAAACAAGCTTAAAGCTTTTTTAGGATTAATCAA contains:
- the LOC109416016 gene encoding myotubularin-related protein 9, which codes for MEFAEWIRTPKLDGVQLYEQLRRESIDGTLCITGHHLILSTRKEGARELWLLHQNVDIVERKPCIVNNVLEGGIITLKCKDLRIIQLRINSPQEYFNISNSIEQLSNLEETKKLYPFFYIPMYNVMQDGHTEYTVETEYAKLLATDEWRLTTVNQDFKVCPTYGARLMVQKSISDEQLMQSAAFRDGGRFPLLAYKHTNGAVLLRCAQPLAGPGVKRCRADEAILNSLVEPGGKKGCIFDTWGKTKTTNTEIEPHYPQWRVLSRPIGSLSSISSLLDSFVRLMEACNDVGSSSDRWLSRLEGSSWLSFVLNAMNVSCVVAQCLALEGVPVVVHGGKGLDTPLIVTSVAQIILNPDCRTIKGLQALIEREWLQAGYPFSTRHKHSCYTPSGQRHKTSSATFVLFLDCVFQLYHQFPCSFEFDSRYLIVLFEHSYSSQYGTFLGDSEQERAELRVRERTTSLWSYINRPEVIDTLLNPMYIPNGVVIWPSVAPLSIVLWSEAYTRWVIDQTVLRTNRDRMLGIVSEERELEKKVKKLRRELAELQQEYTRLKLEEMLLSDEGGTEEEEDLDGSDSK
- the LOC134283934 gene encoding uncharacterized protein LOC134283934 gives rise to the protein MALYGTIDPYIPGTSFSNYIEHIEYFFSSNNVPDERKKDLFMTFAGMPTFEELKLLYPSTDLKTLTYSEITKKLKERFDKVDNELVSRYKFRCRKQGPSESNENFILAVKLLAESCDFGEFRDTAIRDQLLFGLSDRKLQKRLLSEDELTLRTTERIIKSSEIAVNQADAINDGSANINSVKYRLGRNRNYGGHGREYRGRERSRNRDYRMQHERYERSRSRSGPSSGQMSSGKGRYANFVCHFCKIRGHIQKHCYKYKNSQRSSVKFVGEATKHDEARDNVHDYFKRLRVDYSSDSDSSDSNRSESNLGPQGADKTGTGQ